The Desulfohalovibrio reitneri genome contains a region encoding:
- a CDS encoding DNA adenine methylase, which yields MELFATDLERLAFLLEADAALTLDPDTLGSEAAEQSAPEELPPEKRPKYITNYIGSKQKLVDWIWKHTPEGTGTVLDAFSGSAVVAYMYKTKGLQVIANDRLRYCHHAARAIIENNSVRLSEEEIEALLADNAKAGCFVQDNFKGIFFAKGVHALIDTIRANCDKLSGFKKDIALFGLGKTCMSGKGGFGHFSSSTDYGRRQDTPDEFKDRLRKNLQRINALVFDNDKENKAYRQDINDLLPKAKADLAYFDPPYATEFSTTNYERAYHFVEGLMTYWEGLEIKADTKVKYYETDHKTVTKANASEFFQTFLGNAKHIPHWLISYRDHAYPNEQEMKRIIGSFGKQSRMKSKDHHYAITAKHGEASNAKERLFVCAPGAKASAEREEKPAPMAAAANFHTSIPVDIRLGDGERLATEAMDVGSAGDPQFSFVLCRTGTNKNGDHFTAEELSGRHMTAVNKKIDLQHSQEFNDIVGGVVAADYLEDDNGGRVECVGELYVHDTPAARLAYKLMKRGIISQVSMECDYQEGECSVCHKRFQNKADYCTHLRKFKGRDFNGQPVFEILHGVTFTGLGLLDRKGADENARILQVASLQSQPDQSQPEGDSTMEDKTKPTDDPAAKTESDAAKKKPAQQEGDPARVTDLEKENRQLKAQIAELQKRVQELEAEQKAAACRSRAKKLLTRLEKQGLSFASEEDREAELKRLAELSDEAFAATEAAYERLPKSTKADKDKEEKPADSDQGGKPAAKASTETPLRSDAGVRPLDVDDRKVSLEDRLRDGFMAAYRNRVGEESPEHSQINA from the coding sequence ATGGAACTGTTCGCCACAGACCTGGAAAGGCTGGCGTTTCTACTGGAGGCCGATGCGGCGCTGACTCTCGATCCCGACACGCTCGGGTCCGAGGCCGCCGAACAGTCCGCTCCTGAAGAGCTCCCTCCCGAGAAGCGCCCCAAGTACATCACCAACTACATCGGCAGTAAGCAGAAGCTCGTCGACTGGATCTGGAAGCATACCCCGGAAGGCACTGGCACGGTGCTGGATGCCTTTTCGGGGTCTGCGGTCGTGGCCTACATGTACAAGACCAAGGGCCTCCAGGTCATCGCCAACGACCGGCTCCGCTACTGCCACCATGCCGCCAGGGCGATCATCGAGAACAACTCGGTTCGCCTGAGCGAGGAAGAGATCGAGGCACTCCTGGCCGACAACGCCAAGGCGGGCTGCTTCGTTCAGGACAACTTCAAGGGCATCTTCTTCGCCAAGGGCGTCCATGCGCTGATCGACACCATCCGCGCCAACTGCGACAAGCTCTCCGGCTTCAAGAAAGACATCGCCCTGTTCGGCCTCGGCAAAACCTGCATGAGCGGCAAGGGTGGCTTCGGCCACTTCTCGTCGTCCACCGATTATGGCCGCCGCCAGGACACTCCCGACGAGTTCAAGGATCGCCTGCGCAAGAACCTGCAGCGCATCAACGCCCTGGTCTTCGACAACGACAAGGAGAACAAGGCATACCGTCAGGACATCAATGATCTGCTGCCGAAAGCCAAGGCGGATCTGGCCTACTTCGATCCGCCCTACGCCACCGAGTTTTCGACCACCAACTACGAGCGGGCCTACCACTTCGTGGAGGGGCTCATGACCTATTGGGAAGGGCTCGAAATCAAGGCCGACACCAAGGTCAAGTATTACGAGACTGACCACAAGACCGTCACCAAGGCCAACGCCAGCGAGTTCTTCCAGACTTTTCTCGGCAACGCCAAGCACATCCCGCACTGGCTGATCTCCTACCGCGATCACGCCTATCCCAACGAGCAGGAGATGAAGCGGATCATCGGCTCCTTCGGAAAGCAGAGCCGGATGAAATCCAAGGATCACCACTACGCCATCACCGCCAAGCACGGCGAGGCTTCCAACGCCAAGGAGCGTCTGTTCGTCTGCGCTCCCGGGGCCAAGGCCAGCGCCGAGCGGGAGGAGAAACCCGCTCCGATGGCCGCCGCCGCGAACTTCCACACCAGTATCCCCGTGGACATCCGGCTGGGCGATGGTGAACGCCTCGCGACCGAGGCCATGGATGTCGGCTCGGCGGGCGACCCCCAATTCAGCTTCGTGCTCTGTCGCACCGGCACCAACAAGAACGGCGATCACTTCACTGCCGAGGAGTTGTCCGGTCGGCACATGACGGCCGTGAACAAGAAGATCGATCTGCAGCATTCGCAGGAGTTCAACGACATCGTGGGTGGTGTTGTCGCCGCCGACTACCTGGAGGACGACAACGGCGGCCGCGTGGAATGTGTCGGCGAGCTGTACGTCCACGACACCCCGGCCGCCCGGCTGGCCTACAAGCTGATGAAGCGCGGGATCATCTCCCAGGTCTCCATGGAGTGCGACTACCAGGAGGGCGAATGCTCGGTCTGCCACAAGCGCTTCCAAAACAAGGCCGACTACTGCACCCACCTGCGCAAATTCAAGGGCCGTGATTTCAACGGCCAACCCGTTTTCGAAATTCTGCACGGCGTCACTTTCACCGGACTGGGACTGCTCGACCGCAAAGGCGCGGACGAGAACGCCAGGATTCTGCAGGTGGCGTCCCTTCAGAGCCAGCCCGACCAATCCCAACCCGAAGGAGATTCCACGATGGAAGACAAAACCAAACCCACCGATGACCCGGCCGCCAAGACTGAATCTGACGCGGCCAAGAAGAAACCGGCCCAGCAGGAAGGCGATCCCGCTCGCGTTACCGACCTGGAAAAGGAAAACCGGCAGCTCAAGGCCCAGATCGCCGAGCTGCAGAAACGCGTCCAGGAACTGGAAGCCGAACAAAAAGCGGCCGCCTGCCGCTCCCGCGCCAAGAAGCTGCTCACCCGGCTGGAAAAGCAGGGGCTCTCCTTTGCGTCCGAGGAGGACCGGGAAGCCGAGCTGAAACGCCTGGCCGAATTGTCCGACGAAGCCTTCGCCGCCACCGAGGCCGCTTACGAGCGCCTGCCCAAGTCGACCAAAGCGGACAAGGACAAGGAAGAGAAACCCGCCGACAGCGACCAGGGCGGCAAGCCCGCCGCCAAGGCATCGACGGAGACGCCGCTACGCAGCGACGCCGGTGTCCGGCCTCTCGATGTGGACGACCGCAAGGTGTCGCTCGAGGACCGTCTGCGCGACGGGTTCATGGCCGCTTACCGCAACCGTGTCGGCGAGGAATCTCCCGAACATTCGCAAATCAACGCATAA
- the metE gene encoding 5-methyltetrahydropteroyltriglutamate--homocysteine S-methyltransferase has protein sequence MAKTHNLGFPRIGAKRELKFALEAYWKRESSRDELKELGAVLRKRHWEDQAGLDLVPVGDFSFYDQVLDMSFALGNLPERVQGFQGDQLDNYFRVARGRSAQSTENHAQCCDGVAAGEMTKWFDTNYHYIVPEFNAKTTFNLDATQLLAQLDEAKSQGVKAKPVIIGPLTYLAIGKAKDDSNKLALLERLLPVYGELLDNLASQGVEWVQIDEPVLVTELDAEWQHAFNTAYHQLKSTKVNLLVATYFGQLQENAYLAANLPVAGLHLDALNDRDGVLPLLNILPSHKILSLGVINGRNIWKTDLNAVLDWLEPLHARLGDRLWIAPSCSLLHVPVDLDSEQRLDNEIKSWMAFAKQKLGEIVVLATALNRGRAAVKVELDVNRRAIETRRNSPRVTNPAVRAALTGITPELGCRKNPYDVRAAKQAPLLNLPKFPTTTIGSFPQTAEIRQVRSQFKSGKIDQVEYRQAIQGEIARCVREQESLNLDVFVHGEAERNDMVEYFGEQLEGYAFSQFGWVQSYGSRCVKPPILFGDIRRPKVMTVDWISYAQSLTDKPVKGMLTGPVTILNWSFVRDDQPRSVSCKQLALAIREEVLDLEKAGVRVIQIDEAALREGLPLRKSQWKEYLDWAVESFRITANGVSDETQIHTHMCYSEFNDIISAIADMDADVITIETSRSDMELLDVFDVFKYPNEIGPGVYDIHSPNIPSEEHIVALMKKAAERIPVERLWVNPDCGLKTRQWKEVIPALTNMVAAAKRLRAELHLSRNDHV, from the coding sequence ATGGCAAAAACGCATAATCTTGGTTTCCCGCGCATCGGAGCCAAACGCGAGCTGAAATTCGCCCTCGAAGCCTACTGGAAGAGAGAATCATCCCGTGACGAACTAAAAGAGTTGGGGGCCGTTTTACGTAAACGCCACTGGGAGGATCAGGCCGGACTTGATCTTGTGCCCGTCGGCGATTTCTCCTTTTATGATCAAGTGCTGGACATGAGCTTTGCTCTAGGTAACCTGCCTGAGCGCGTCCAGGGCTTTCAAGGTGACCAGCTGGACAATTACTTTCGTGTCGCACGAGGTCGGTCAGCACAATCGACTGAAAATCATGCGCAGTGCTGCGACGGGGTTGCGGCTGGCGAGATGACCAAGTGGTTCGATACCAACTACCATTACATTGTCCCAGAATTCAACGCGAAGACCACGTTCAATCTCGATGCCACGCAGCTGTTGGCGCAACTGGATGAAGCCAAGTCTCAGGGCGTGAAGGCCAAGCCGGTGATTATCGGTCCACTCACCTATCTCGCCATCGGCAAGGCCAAGGACGACTCGAACAAGCTGGCTCTCTTGGAGCGCCTGCTGCCGGTCTATGGCGAACTGCTGGATAACCTGGCTTCTCAGGGCGTGGAATGGGTGCAGATTGATGAACCCGTCCTCGTCACCGAGCTCGATGCCGAATGGCAGCATGCCTTCAACACCGCTTACCACCAGCTCAAGAGCACTAAAGTCAATCTGCTGGTCGCGACCTACTTCGGCCAGTTGCAGGAGAACGCCTATCTCGCGGCCAATCTCCCGGTCGCGGGCCTGCACCTCGACGCGCTCAACGACCGCGACGGTGTACTGCCGCTGCTGAACATATTGCCCTCGCACAAAATTCTGTCGCTTGGGGTGATCAACGGCCGCAACATCTGGAAGACCGACCTTAATGCCGTGCTCGACTGGCTGGAACCGCTGCACGCCCGCCTGGGAGATCGCCTGTGGATTGCTCCGTCGTGTTCGCTGCTTCATGTGCCGGTCGATCTTGACAGCGAACAGCGGCTCGATAACGAGATCAAATCCTGGATGGCCTTCGCCAAACAGAAACTAGGCGAAATAGTTGTGCTCGCCACCGCGCTAAACCGGGGCCGCGCTGCGGTTAAGGTCGAGCTGGACGTTAACCGCAGAGCAATTGAAACCCGCCGCAATTCGCCGCGTGTCACCAATCCGGCGGTTAGGGCCGCTCTGACCGGAATTACTCCAGAATTGGGATGCCGTAAAAACCCCTATGATGTGCGTGCAGCCAAGCAAGCACCGCTTTTGAATCTGCCAAAATTCCCGACGACCACCATCGGCTCCTTCCCACAGACGGCGGAGATCCGTCAGGTACGCAGTCAGTTCAAGTCCGGGAAAATCGATCAGGTCGAGTACAGGCAAGCCATTCAAGGTGAGATCGCCCGCTGTGTGCGTGAACAGGAATCCCTGAACCTGGATGTGTTCGTGCATGGGGAGGCCGAGCGTAACGACATGGTTGAATATTTCGGCGAACAGCTCGAAGGCTATGCCTTCAGCCAGTTCGGGTGGGTGCAGTCTTATGGTTCGCGCTGCGTCAAGCCGCCTATCCTCTTCGGAGACATCCGACGTCCGAAAGTCATGACGGTGGACTGGATCAGCTACGCTCAATCCCTGACCGACAAGCCTGTGAAAGGCATGCTAACCGGTCCAGTGACCATCCTTAACTGGTCCTTCGTCCGAGACGACCAGCCGCGCTCAGTGTCCTGCAAGCAGCTGGCGCTGGCCATCCGCGAGGAGGTGCTGGATCTGGAGAAGGCTGGGGTGCGCGTGATCCAGATCGACGAGGCCGCCCTTCGCGAAGGATTGCCCCTTCGCAAGTCTCAGTGGAAGGAGTACCTTGACTGGGCCGTGGAATCTTTCCGCATCACCGCCAACGGAGTAAGCGACGAAACCCAGATCCATACACATATGTGCTACTCCGAGTTCAATGACATAATTTCGGCCATAGCTGATATGGATGCTGACGTCATCACCATTGAAACTTCGCGTTCCGATATGGAGCTTCTCGATGTTTTCGACGTCTTCAAGTATCCGAACGAGATCGGTCCGGGGGTGTACGATATACACTCGCCCAACATTCCCAGCGAAGAGCACATTGTCGCACTGATGAAAAAAGCCGCCGAACGTATCCCGGTCGAACGGTTGTGGGTCAATCCCGACTGCGGCCTGAAGACCCGGCAGTGGAAAGAGGTGATTCCGGCCCTGACCAATATGGTTGCCGCCGCGAAGAGATTGCGTGCCGAGCTGCACTTATCGAGGAATGACCATGTTTGA
- a CDS encoding phage tail sheath C-terminal domain-containing protein — MPTYLSPGIYTRETDFSFYVKQISTSSAAMVGVAEKGPINKPVLVTSWEQFINRFGSYINESYLAYAARAFFDNGGSVLYVTRIAHLTDSTDRDTLTALKSSIVLQNREATPADALRIEAVNEGVWGDRLSVSIEDGSLDPANHFNLVVRHKGDVVEVFKDLSMDETLPNHVELAINDRSDFILVQDLAAASGTPCDRPTLGVFTLGGGDNGLTDLADADFIGDPSQHTGLYGFDEIDALNLLMVPGVTTVPVINAGIAYAEGRKDLLFIADTPIHLEPLEAVDFRKGQGMYSHAAFNSSYAALYYPWLEISDPVNSRKKLVPPCGAVAGCIARSDQKTNVWNAPAGIDRGRIFNTLSLAYKTSRGERDVLYPEGVNVIAVFPDTGINIWGQKTLQSQPSAVDRINVRRLMMYMEEAISESSRFVVFEPNHPQTWRALGRLINPFLQDIKDKGGLYDFAFQCDEETNTPAVIDRNEMVARVFVKPTKTAEFIELNFILTSTGADFKEII, encoded by the coding sequence ATGCCGACCTATCTATCGCCCGGGATTTACACCCGGGAAACGGACTTCAGTTTCTATGTGAAGCAGATCTCGACCTCGTCGGCCGCCATGGTCGGAGTGGCCGAGAAAGGCCCGATCAACAAGCCCGTGCTGGTGACGAGCTGGGAACAGTTCATCAACCGTTTCGGCTCCTATATCAACGAGAGCTATCTGGCCTACGCCGCACGGGCGTTTTTCGACAACGGCGGCTCGGTCCTCTACGTCACCCGCATCGCCCATCTCACCGACTCCACCGACCGGGACACCCTGACGGCGCTCAAATCTTCCATCGTGCTGCAGAACCGTGAGGCGACGCCCGCCGACGCCCTGCGGATCGAGGCCGTGAACGAAGGTGTCTGGGGGGACCGGCTCTCCGTCTCCATCGAGGACGGCTCCCTCGACCCGGCCAACCATTTCAACCTGGTGGTCCGGCATAAAGGCGATGTGGTCGAGGTGTTCAAGGATCTGAGCATGGACGAGACGCTGCCGAACCATGTGGAGCTGGCGATCAACGACCGTTCGGATTTCATCCTGGTCCAGGATCTGGCAGCCGCGTCGGGAACGCCCTGCGACCGTCCGACATTGGGCGTGTTCACGCTCGGCGGCGGCGACAACGGACTGACCGATCTGGCCGATGCCGATTTCATCGGCGATCCCTCGCAGCATACCGGCCTCTATGGCTTTGATGAGATCGACGCCCTGAACCTGCTGATGGTTCCCGGCGTCACCACGGTGCCGGTGATCAACGCCGGAATCGCCTATGCCGAGGGGCGCAAGGATCTGCTGTTCATCGCCGACACGCCCATACATCTGGAGCCGCTCGAAGCAGTCGACTTCCGCAAGGGACAAGGGATGTACAGCCACGCGGCCTTCAACTCCTCCTACGCGGCGCTCTACTACCCCTGGCTGGAGATCAGCGATCCGGTCAACTCGCGCAAGAAGCTGGTGCCGCCCTGCGGCGCGGTGGCGGGCTGCATCGCCCGCAGCGACCAGAAGACCAACGTCTGGAACGCGCCCGCCGGTATCGACCGGGGCCGCATCTTCAACACGCTCTCCCTGGCCTACAAAACCAGCCGTGGCGAGCGCGATGTGCTCTATCCGGAAGGGGTCAACGTCATCGCCGTGTTCCCCGACACCGGCATCAACATCTGGGGGCAGAAGACACTGCAGAGCCAGCCATCGGCCGTGGACCGCATCAACGTCCGCCGCCTGATGATGTACATGGAGGAAGCCATCTCGGAATCCTCCCGCTTCGTGGTGTTCGAACCGAACCATCCCCAGACCTGGCGTGCCCTCGGTCGCCTGATCAATCCCTTCCTGCAGGACATCAAGGACAAGGGCGGCCTCTACGACTTCGCCTTCCAGTGCGACGAGGAGACCAACACCCCGGCGGTCATCGACCGCAACGAAATGGTGGCCCGCGTGTTCGTCAAGCCGACCAAGACGGCTGAGTTCATCGAGCTGAACTTCATCCTGACCAGCACCGGCGCGGACTTCAAAGAAATCATCTAA
- a CDS encoding phage portal protein family protein → MESTAHQDEQPESLDTTGFIIAPLAAAAALDSAAFAKVNAAEAIPATWEERARKAWEYYVEEPLVKNCVNSWRTFAVGDEIKITSDDETLKEQALEAAWRLNVSQFIKDMVLQLLVKGDAIGFKRFTKSGQDIEELVCVNPVSVKVKYAQGELIEARQFPEDTPGGGESIPLPVEQVVHLKWDAPAFSPRGNSLVLPAFQAIELLRDYRRAEQAIAKRWATPLRLLKVGGAFGQKMVMPDQRMLEQVRDMVNKMDMKSGLVVPFYVNVETHGTDGQVLNVEDKVKEVKEDIVVALGLSRSLVTGDGPNFATASVSMQKMMVMIREIKQAARKLLDWVFDDWMELNGHDDKSIQFIFNDLDPSDAVDFKKLLIELYDRKLISRSSLQLKMDLDPDIEAANRETERKQIDLMDEKQVKPVVDMVVSGILSVPRARKMLGIPAEDDEPTAEAALVWSGDLESTGIAAVCDECSHFIADTNHCRVHNSERTFDAPACRFIDRRESR, encoded by the coding sequence GTGGAAAGCACCGCTCATCAGGACGAACAACCCGAAAGCCTGGACACCACCGGCTTTATCATCGCGCCGCTGGCCGCAGCGGCCGCGCTCGACTCGGCCGCCTTCGCCAAGGTGAACGCCGCCGAAGCGATTCCGGCCACCTGGGAAGAACGCGCCCGCAAGGCCTGGGAATACTACGTCGAGGAGCCGCTGGTGAAGAACTGCGTCAACTCCTGGCGCACCTTCGCCGTGGGCGACGAGATCAAGATCACCAGCGATGACGAGACCCTCAAGGAGCAGGCCCTGGAGGCCGCCTGGCGACTGAACGTCTCGCAATTCATCAAGGACATGGTTCTTCAGCTCCTGGTGAAAGGTGATGCCATCGGCTTCAAACGCTTCACCAAGTCCGGCCAGGACATCGAGGAACTGGTCTGCGTCAACCCGGTTTCGGTCAAGGTCAAATACGCCCAGGGCGAACTGATCGAGGCCCGGCAATTTCCCGAGGACACCCCCGGCGGCGGGGAATCCATCCCGCTGCCCGTCGAACAGGTGGTCCACCTCAAATGGGATGCTCCGGCCTTCTCGCCCCGGGGCAACTCCCTCGTGCTTCCCGCCTTTCAAGCCATCGAACTGCTGCGCGACTACCGCCGGGCCGAACAGGCCATCGCCAAGCGCTGGGCCACGCCGTTACGCCTGCTCAAGGTGGGCGGCGCGTTCGGCCAGAAGATGGTGATGCCGGACCAGCGAATGCTCGAACAGGTCCGCGACATGGTCAACAAGATGGACATGAAAAGCGGCCTGGTGGTCCCGTTCTACGTCAATGTCGAAACCCACGGCACCGATGGCCAGGTCCTCAACGTCGAGGACAAGGTCAAGGAGGTGAAGGAAGACATCGTGGTGGCCCTGGGTCTGTCACGCTCGCTGGTGACCGGCGACGGCCCGAATTTCGCCACCGCCTCGGTGAGCATGCAGAAGATGATGGTCATGATCCGCGAGATCAAACAGGCCGCACGCAAGCTCCTCGACTGGGTTTTCGACGACTGGATGGAGCTGAACGGCCATGACGACAAGAGCATCCAGTTCATCTTCAACGACCTCGACCCCAGCGACGCGGTCGATTTCAAGAAGCTCCTCATCGAACTCTACGACCGCAAGCTCATCAGCCGCTCCAGCCTTCAGCTCAAGATGGACCTGGACCCGGACATCGAGGCCGCCAACCGGGAGACCGAACGCAAGCAGATCGACCTGATGGACGAGAAGCAGGTGAAGCCGGTGGTGGATATGGTCGTCTCCGGCATCCTCAGCGTGCCTCGCGCCCGGAAGATGCTCGGGATTCCTGCCGAGGACGATGAACCAACGGCGGAGGCGGCATTGGTCTGGTCGGGCGACCTGGAGTCCACCGGCATTGCTGCCGTGTGCGACGAGTGCAGTCACTTCATTGCTGACACCAACCACTGCCGGGTCCACAACAGCGAGCGTACTTTCGACGCCCCGGCCTGTCGTTTCATCGACCGCCGGGAGTCCCGCTGA
- a CDS encoding minor capsid protein, whose product MPSDLKQRIQAATLKSLTARNRYNDQVTAQLTQALKQAEDEVARAILQYRSLGSLPDNKLAALKGLEKLQLELDDTMKRLKREQTLVFRKTTKDSFKLGIQQGIGELADAALPFYADLKPEGIDKLATKVFTIVDTNALDFMAQYNLTLAGDVHRELADGIKRVIMQAIVEGKGTDDIVRDLGKVVIYKDSFKQAGAKVFSKAQYRMEMIARTEILRAHNRGRLKFHQHVGIKQLEWMTMGDERTCPVCGPLDGITFPAGKFPPQPAHPFCRCTNLPVLKNINLKKYEAPF is encoded by the coding sequence ATGCCGTCGGACCTCAAGCAGCGTATCCAGGCGGCTACCCTAAAGAGCCTTACGGCCCGCAACCGCTACAACGACCAGGTCACGGCCCAGCTTACCCAGGCGCTGAAACAGGCCGAAGACGAGGTCGCCCGCGCCATCCTCCAGTACCGCTCCCTCGGTTCCCTGCCGGACAACAAGCTCGCCGCCCTCAAGGGGCTGGAAAAGCTCCAGCTCGAACTCGACGACACCATGAAGCGGCTCAAGCGGGAGCAGACCCTGGTTTTTCGCAAGACGACCAAGGACTCCTTCAAACTCGGCATCCAGCAGGGAATCGGAGAGCTCGCCGACGCGGCGCTGCCGTTCTACGCCGACCTCAAGCCCGAAGGCATCGATAAGCTGGCCACCAAGGTGTTCACCATCGTCGACACCAATGCCCTCGACTTCATGGCGCAGTACAACCTTACCCTTGCCGGAGACGTCCACCGCGAGCTCGCAGACGGCATCAAGCGGGTCATCATGCAGGCCATCGTCGAGGGAAAAGGAACCGACGACATCGTCCGGGATCTTGGGAAGGTGGTGATATACAAGGATTCGTTCAAACAGGCAGGGGCAAAAGTGTTCAGTAAGGCCCAGTATCGCATGGAGATGATCGCCCGGACTGAGATACTCCGGGCGCACAACAGGGGTCGGCTAAAATTTCATCAGCACGTAGGGATCAAACAGCTTGAATGGATGACTATGGGCGACGAGCGAACCTGTCCGGTTTGTGGACCCCTTGATGGAATAACTTTTCCTGCGGGTAAATTTCCGCCGCAACCAGCGCACCCATTCTGTAGATGCACAAACCTTCCTGTTCTGAAAAACATAAACTTGAAAAAATATGAAGCGCCTTTCTGA
- a CDS encoding LysR family transcriptional regulator: MAILERIHLEIIRAVDQNGSLTAAAEKLHLTQSALSHSIRKLEDQLGAAIWRREGRSLCPTQTGEYLLGLANRLVPQFVHAEERIEQFARGERGTLRIGMECHPCYQWLLKIASHFLAAWPSVDLDVKQKFQFGGVGALFSYDIDLLVTPDPFHKKGLLFESVFDYEQVLVVGPQHPLRQASHVSPEQLSKEILITYPITIDRLDIYTRFLTPAGISPKRHKLIETTDIMLQMIASGRGVGALPRWIVEEYADRFDVFPVRLGKSGVDKQLFLGIREADDSIDYVRGFLALARAQRDSTEAPRSA; this comes from the coding sequence ATGGCCATTCTTGAACGTATCCACCTGGAAATTATCCGTGCCGTCGACCAAAATGGCTCACTCACGGCCGCCGCAGAAAAACTACACCTCACCCAGTCCGCACTCAGCCATAGCATTCGCAAGCTGGAGGATCAGTTGGGTGCTGCGATATGGCGTCGTGAGGGACGTAGTTTGTGCCCAACCCAGACAGGGGAATACCTGTTGGGTTTGGCCAATCGTCTAGTGCCACAATTTGTCCACGCTGAGGAACGCATTGAGCAGTTTGCGCGAGGTGAGCGCGGTACGTTGCGCATTGGCATGGAATGCCATCCTTGCTATCAGTGGCTGCTGAAGATCGCATCGCATTTTCTGGCTGCATGGCCCTCGGTCGATTTAGATGTTAAGCAAAAATTTCAATTCGGGGGCGTCGGTGCACTGTTTAGCTACGATATTGATTTGTTGGTAACACCTGATCCTTTTCACAAGAAAGGTCTACTTTTTGAGTCAGTTTTTGATTATGAACAGGTGTTGGTCGTCGGCCCGCAACATCCATTGCGTCAAGCAAGCCATGTGAGCCCGGAGCAATTATCCAAAGAAATCCTGATCACCTATCCGATCACCATTGACCGGCTCGACATTTATACACGGTTCCTCACGCCTGCGGGCATCAGCCCGAAACGACACAAACTGATCGAGACAACTGACATCATGCTGCAAATGATAGCCAGCGGCCGAGGCGTTGGAGCTTTGCCACGCTGGATCGTCGAAGAATACGCAGACCGGTTTGATGTCTTCCCGGTGCGGCTGGGAAAATCAGGTGTGGACAAGCAGTTATTCCTCGGTATTCGTGAGGCAGACGATAGCATCGACTATGTACGTGGATTTTTGGCTTTGGCGCGTGCTCAAAGGGATTCTACAGAAGCACCTCGTAGTGCATAG
- a CDS encoding phage tail protein produces MPKSLYQNWQFAIEVIGFDVALFHKGQEPKTEFEEVAFAPAGSMFDQKVAGRVKFEDITLEKGNLQDGSDEAAREWIKKQVDVNAVTGGLPADYMRDIDVVRYDRTGNETRRWTLHGAWVKALEYDELEGGNTENTIEKLTICFQYWT; encoded by the coding sequence ATGCCCAAAAGCCTTTATCAGAACTGGCAGTTCGCCATCGAGGTAATCGGCTTCGACGTGGCCCTGTTCCACAAGGGACAGGAGCCCAAAACCGAATTCGAGGAAGTGGCCTTTGCCCCGGCCGGTTCGATGTTCGACCAGAAGGTGGCGGGGCGGGTCAAGTTCGAGGACATCACCCTCGAGAAAGGCAACCTGCAGGACGGCTCCGACGAGGCTGCCCGCGAATGGATCAAGAAACAGGTGGACGTGAACGCCGTCACCGGCGGCCTTCCCGCCGACTACATGCGCGACATCGACGTTGTCCGCTACGACCGCACCGGCAACGAGACCCGCCGCTGGACCTTGCACGGGGCCTGGGTGAAAGCGCTCGAATACGACGAGCTCGAGGGTGGCAACACCGAGAACACCATCGAGAAGCTCACCATCTGCTTCCAATACTGGACCTAA
- a CDS encoding HK97-fold major capsid protein, producing MKTNQLKIHSQEYMETMARLMSEALESPEGMQALAAAIAAPIEQEIKRKEISSLLLTKHTLPKGERPVYQKKPTVKAHWISKEGEAQEQEVGKDEVEFPTNRIHSNPMVDVSVLKNGNIGTLMDIQTSAADAIRKEMDRRTISVLSSAIPAANTIEVTGDLLTEEALNEAISIIEDLELSVKYIVMRGRRFNDMRGWNLDPQTKLELRQKGVIKNYGTGGILLTASMPLDEIIIVPDEEVGKMPVRENLKTESIDQKTRFKTGWLVWSEIGQGITRPDIMAKVKLVP from the coding sequence ATGAAAACCAATCAGTTGAAGATCCATTCCCAGGAGTACATGGAAACCATGGCGCGGCTCATGAGCGAGGCTCTCGAGTCGCCGGAAGGCATGCAGGCGCTTGCTGCCGCCATCGCCGCGCCCATTGAACAGGAGATCAAGCGCAAGGAGATCTCCTCGCTGCTGCTCACCAAGCACACGCTGCCCAAGGGCGAACGCCCGGTCTATCAGAAGAAGCCTACGGTCAAGGCCCACTGGATCAGCAAAGAAGGTGAGGCTCAGGAACAGGAGGTGGGCAAGGACGAGGTCGAGTTCCCCACCAACCGCATCCACTCCAACCCGATGGTGGACGTTTCCGTCCTCAAGAACGGCAATATCGGCACGCTGATGGACATCCAGACCAGCGCCGCCGACGCCATCCGCAAGGAGATGGACCGCCGCACCATTTCGGTGCTCTCCTCGGCCATCCCGGCGGCCAACACCATCGAGGTCACCGGCGACCTGCTCACCGAAGAGGCGCTGAACGAGGCCATCTCGATCATCGAGGACCTGGAGCTGTCGGTGAAGTACATCGTCATGCGTGGCCGCCGGTTCAACGACATGCGCGGCTGGAACCTCGATCCCCAGACCAAGCTCGAGCTGCGCCAGAAGGGTGTCATCAAGAACTACGGCACCGGCGGCATTCTGCTGACCGCCTCCATGCCGCTGGACGAGATCATCATCGTCCCGGATGAAGAGGTCGGAAAGATGCCGGTGCGCGAAAACCTGAAGACGGAGTCCATCGATCAAAAGACCCGCTTCAAGACCGGCTGGCTGGTGTGGTCCGAAATCGGTCAGGGCATTACCCGCCCCGACATCATGGCCAAGGTCAAACTGGTTCCGTAA